A genomic region of Streptomyces sp. NBC_00247 contains the following coding sequences:
- a CDS encoding serine/arginine repetitive matrix protein 2 gives MADITSDFAIDYGLLHEVQSKLRDLASQAGAGAGDGSYKSLGDAKSSERRRILGNANLSAEFNYFYSFSKRRQGKAKDGLNELAELFKSVSDVFFDADSQISGSAGVMGKSIGLEDWKNKKEAYDDWVQDKKEWDDFLKSIGASDYFEKNPDASIRMVCNADDAPGWCQAWRDADDPPLKPGDAPPKPPDTPPTHYHSETTTGSVDVDLVLDKDDNVITETSTVKTNGQTFTTSTTYEQGAPKMVDPPGDGKPYDTRDYTVTTTGGDGKTSTSTVVINDDGSGTMKVVQDDETTQYTRSGPTAEWEEVVEEEDDYSYTYA, from the coding sequence GTGGCCGACATCACCTCGGACTTCGCCATCGACTACGGGTTGCTCCACGAGGTCCAGTCGAAGCTCCGTGATCTGGCGTCCCAGGCGGGAGCGGGAGCGGGCGACGGCTCCTACAAAAGCCTGGGCGACGCGAAGTCCAGCGAGCGCCGCAGGATCCTCGGGAACGCGAATCTCTCGGCGGAGTTCAACTACTTCTACTCCTTCTCGAAGAGGCGCCAGGGAAAGGCCAAGGACGGCCTGAACGAACTGGCCGAACTCTTCAAGAGCGTCTCCGACGTGTTCTTCGACGCCGACTCCCAGATCAGCGGCAGCGCCGGAGTCATGGGCAAGTCGATCGGGCTGGAGGACTGGAAGAACAAGAAGGAGGCGTACGACGACTGGGTGCAGGACAAGAAGGAGTGGGACGACTTCCTGAAGAGCATCGGCGCCTCCGACTACTTCGAGAAGAACCCGGACGCGAGCATCCGCATGGTCTGCAACGCCGATGACGCACCCGGCTGGTGCCAGGCGTGGCGCGATGCGGACGACCCGCCGCTGAAGCCCGGCGACGCGCCGCCCAAGCCGCCGGACACTCCGCCGACCCACTACCACTCCGAGACGACGACCGGTTCCGTCGACGTCGATCTGGTCCTCGACAAGGACGACAACGTCATCACGGAGACGTCCACCGTCAAGACCAACGGGCAGACGTTCACCACGTCCACCACCTACGAGCAGGGCGCGCCGAAGATGGTCGACCCGCCCGGCGACGGCAAGCCGTACGACACCCGCGACTACACGGTGACCACCACCGGCGGCGACGGCAAGACCAGCACCTCGACGGTGGTGATCAACGACGACGGCTCCGGGACGATGAAGGTCGTCCAGGACGACGAGACCACCCAGTACACCCGCTCGGGTCCCACCGCCGAGTGGGAGGAGGTCGTCGAGGAGGAGGACGACTACTCGTACACCTACGCCTGA
- a CDS encoding FtsK/SpoIIIE domain-containing protein: MRLTLSTVDARGHRADHLLDLPDGADLAALGEALGSAELYLGSSPLHPDLPVRGSGLREGSVVGLGVPVPYPAGASEAWRPPDSDPVLVEIQHVGGPGAGRVWRLGPGDHEAGTDRGCVLSLDGGGAPARGTWITVGTDGRVTLRLAPDADAECGLRSLAPPPPVDPTTGTPLTAEEPAGPQDGGPGGHTPEPAPPGPDGHPVPPPLPPVGKLPLPDDGSVEWPAYADLSLGDHLLRLSRPFEADAAVNRAADGVGIEYNRPPRIVPHLDTESMTMQGPPADNTKRPFPFLMMISPLIMGLVMMFLFRSLYFVVFILLTPLMAVGNWVSGRRTGRKQYEENLRIYLVRRSWTELEMRQATIDERKLRADTFPDPASVLLTASGPGKGLWQRRRRDPDHLTLRVGTLTRPSLKRIDDGARDANHRQVHWRIADAPFGIELAEHGVVGISGPGAAPRALAAWAVAQAAVLHSPRDLRIVVLTDREHAEAWNWVRWLPHLRSTRPGAAVVSLGNDPESTAHRVNELIGEIQNRSDNNTSALSRSLQREPDIMVVLDGARRLRDVPGVVHLLTAGPAARVFSLCVDERERLLPEECTAVVTTTGNRLTVRTSGVPAVEDVRADQVDAQWCEEVGRALAPLRDVTVDSDSGLPEDVQLLPLIGHEPPDPAAFVRAWARRPATSSFVVGSGYDGPLTIDLVRDGPHGLIGGTTGSGKSELLQTMIASLAAGNRPDELAFVLVDYKGGSAFRECDRLPHTLGMITDLDGHLVRRALASLDAELRRREILLNEVEAKDHTEYRAKRPRDPRLPALPRLLIIIDEFATVVRELPEFVPGLISLAQRGRSLGLHLVLATQRPGGSVSNEIRANTNLRISLRVTDRSESQDIIDAPDAAGISANHPGRALVRRGSAAPVPFQTAYVGAERGGAAPDPAAVPDRPLRPIRSSELTWQRLGRPPALPEHSDDDPEAMTGPAPEELPTDLKALVDTLIEATGRLEDFTRQPRPWLPPLDEQIGLEELPAPPEPAEGELPAVPYALLDIPSLQQRRLGAIQWSAFGHLYVIGAPRSGRTQVLRTIAGSTALCIDSGDLHMYAIDAAGGGLAALEALPHCGGVVSRHDTERMERLVNRLVAELTIRQRLLSQHDCAGINELRAKLSAARRPAHLVLFIDGWDALSQLLDDYDGGRVYSDVVRLLREGVAAGIHVIATSERVLLGGRLAAHNDKRLVLRQTDPSDYNVVGMGRDRVPAHVAPGRGWHAPGGVEAQIALLPTISPERPDQGDALRGIGKQAWARESEVPSRKRPFKIGEMPTLIGFQEAVDQIPKAQLRPLWALMGVGGDAVGPIGYDFQEGGGSFVVAGPPRTGRSTALAAMSVSLLLGGTRLIVITPRESQLRRLAAHDLAHVFREPDPSNEALTEALNAVAGQPVVVVVDDADLLLAADADRTLRQVATSGRDHMQGLLLAGLPESMHSLGWVGTARRARRGLLLGPKSPGEGDLIGSRISGDQIRTQLGAGRGWTAGENGSAIAVQVPLTVLDA; this comes from the coding sequence GTGAGACTCACCCTCTCCACCGTCGACGCCCGGGGCCACCGCGCGGACCACCTGCTGGACCTCCCCGACGGCGCCGACCTCGCCGCCCTCGGCGAGGCGCTGGGATCCGCCGAGCTGTATCTCGGGAGCAGTCCGCTCCACCCCGACCTCCCCGTGCGGGGCAGCGGACTGCGCGAGGGCTCGGTGGTCGGCCTGGGCGTCCCGGTGCCCTACCCGGCCGGGGCGTCCGAGGCGTGGCGACCGCCCGACTCCGACCCCGTCCTCGTCGAGATCCAGCACGTCGGCGGACCGGGCGCGGGCAGGGTCTGGCGGCTCGGCCCCGGTGACCACGAGGCCGGTACCGACCGCGGCTGCGTCCTCAGCCTGGACGGCGGCGGGGCGCCCGCGCGGGGCACCTGGATCACGGTGGGCACCGACGGGCGGGTGACCCTGCGGCTCGCCCCCGACGCGGACGCCGAGTGCGGGCTGCGCAGTCTCGCCCCGCCCCCGCCGGTCGACCCGACCACCGGCACCCCGCTCACCGCCGAGGAGCCCGCCGGCCCGCAGGACGGCGGCCCCGGCGGTCACACGCCGGAGCCCGCCCCGCCGGGCCCCGACGGCCACCCCGTTCCGCCGCCGCTGCCGCCCGTCGGGAAGCTGCCGCTGCCGGACGACGGCTCCGTCGAGTGGCCCGCGTACGCCGACCTGTCCCTCGGCGACCATCTGCTGCGCCTGAGCCGGCCCTTCGAGGCGGACGCGGCCGTGAACCGGGCCGCCGACGGCGTGGGCATCGAGTACAACCGGCCGCCGCGGATCGTCCCGCACCTGGACACCGAGTCGATGACCATGCAGGGCCCGCCCGCCGACAACACCAAGCGGCCCTTCCCGTTCCTGATGATGATCTCGCCGCTGATCATGGGCCTGGTCATGATGTTCCTCTTCCGCAGCCTGTACTTCGTCGTCTTCATCCTGCTGACGCCGCTGATGGCCGTCGGCAACTGGGTCTCCGGCCGGCGCACGGGGCGCAAGCAGTACGAGGAGAACCTCCGGATCTACCTGGTCCGCCGCTCCTGGACGGAGCTGGAGATGCGTCAGGCGACCATCGACGAGAGGAAGCTGAGGGCCGACACCTTCCCCGACCCGGCCTCGGTGCTGCTGACCGCCTCCGGGCCCGGCAAGGGACTGTGGCAGCGGCGGCGCCGCGACCCCGACCACCTCACCCTGCGCGTCGGCACCCTGACCCGGCCCTCGCTCAAACGCATCGACGACGGCGCCCGCGACGCCAACCACCGCCAGGTGCACTGGCGGATCGCCGACGCCCCCTTCGGCATCGAACTGGCCGAGCACGGGGTCGTCGGCATCAGCGGTCCCGGCGCCGCCCCGCGCGCCCTGGCCGCCTGGGCCGTCGCCCAGGCGGCCGTCCTGCACAGCCCCCGCGACCTGCGGATCGTCGTCCTCACCGACCGCGAGCACGCGGAGGCCTGGAACTGGGTGCGCTGGCTGCCGCACCTGCGCTCCACCCGCCCCGGCGCCGCCGTCGTCAGCCTCGGCAACGACCCGGAGAGCACCGCGCACCGGGTGAACGAGCTGATCGGCGAGATCCAGAACCGCTCGGACAACAACACCTCCGCCCTGAGCCGCTCGCTCCAACGGGAACCCGACATCATGGTCGTCCTGGACGGTGCGCGCAGGCTCCGCGACGTCCCGGGCGTGGTCCACCTGCTCACCGCCGGGCCCGCCGCCCGGGTGTTCAGCCTCTGCGTCGACGAGCGCGAGCGGCTGCTCCCCGAGGAGTGCACGGCCGTCGTCACCACCACCGGCAACCGGCTGACCGTCCGTACCTCCGGCGTGCCGGCCGTGGAGGACGTCCGGGCCGACCAGGTCGACGCGCAGTGGTGCGAGGAGGTCGGGAGGGCCCTCGCACCGCTGCGCGACGTCACCGTCGACAGCGACTCCGGACTGCCGGAGGACGTCCAGCTGCTGCCGCTGATCGGCCACGAGCCGCCGGACCCGGCCGCCTTCGTCCGGGCGTGGGCCCGCCGGCCCGCCACCAGCTCCTTCGTCGTGGGCTCCGGATACGACGGCCCGCTCACCATCGACCTGGTCCGCGACGGGCCGCACGGCCTGATCGGCGGCACCACCGGCTCCGGCAAGTCCGAGCTGCTCCAGACCATGATCGCCTCGCTGGCCGCCGGCAACCGGCCCGACGAACTCGCCTTCGTCCTGGTCGACTACAAGGGCGGCAGCGCCTTCCGCGAATGCGACCGGCTGCCGCACACCCTCGGCATGATCACCGACCTGGACGGGCACCTGGTCCGCCGGGCCCTGGCCTCGCTCGACGCCGAACTGCGGCGCCGGGAGATCCTGCTCAACGAGGTGGAGGCCAAGGACCACACCGAGTACCGGGCCAAGCGGCCCCGTGACCCGAGGCTCCCCGCACTGCCCCGACTGCTCATCATCATCGACGAGTTCGCCACCGTGGTGCGCGAACTCCCGGAGTTCGTACCCGGCTTGATCAGCCTCGCCCAACGCGGCCGTTCGCTGGGCCTGCACCTGGTCCTCGCCACCCAGCGGCCCGGCGGATCGGTGAGCAACGAGATCCGTGCCAACACCAACCTGCGGATCTCCCTGCGGGTGACCGACCGCTCCGAGAGCCAGGACATCATCGACGCCCCGGACGCCGCCGGTATCTCGGCGAACCACCCCGGCCGGGCCCTGGTCCGGCGCGGTTCGGCCGCCCCGGTGCCCTTCCAGACGGCCTACGTGGGCGCCGAGCGCGGAGGCGCCGCCCCCGACCCGGCGGCCGTCCCCGACCGTCCACTCCGGCCGATCCGGAGCTCCGAACTGACCTGGCAGCGCCTGGGCCGGCCCCCGGCCCTGCCCGAACACTCCGACGACGACCCCGAGGCGATGACGGGACCCGCCCCGGAGGAGCTCCCCACCGACCTGAAGGCCCTGGTCGACACCCTGATCGAGGCCACCGGACGGCTGGAGGACTTCACCCGGCAGCCCAGGCCCTGGCTGCCGCCCCTGGACGAGCAGATCGGCCTGGAGGAGCTTCCCGCGCCCCCGGAGCCCGCGGAGGGCGAGCTCCCGGCGGTCCCCTACGCGCTCCTCGACATCCCCTCACTCCAGCAGCGGCGCCTCGGCGCCATCCAGTGGTCGGCCTTCGGGCACCTCTACGTCATCGGCGCCCCGCGCTCCGGCCGCACTCAGGTGCTGCGCACCATCGCCGGATCCACCGCCCTGTGCATCGACAGCGGCGACCTGCACATGTACGCGATCGACGCGGCCGGCGGCGGTCTCGCCGCACTGGAGGCCCTGCCGCACTGCGGGGGCGTGGTCTCCCGCCACGACACGGAGCGGATGGAGCGGCTGGTCAATCGCCTGGTCGCGGAGTTGACGATCCGCCAGCGTCTGCTGTCCCAGCACGACTGCGCGGGCATCAACGAACTGCGCGCCAAGCTGTCCGCGGCCCGACGCCCCGCCCATCTGGTCCTCTTCATCGACGGCTGGGACGCGCTGAGCCAGCTCCTCGACGACTACGACGGCGGCCGGGTCTACTCCGACGTGGTGCGGTTGCTCCGCGAGGGCGTCGCGGCGGGCATCCACGTGATAGCCACCTCCGAACGCGTCCTGCTCGGGGGCCGTCTGGCCGCGCACAACGACAAGCGTCTCGTGCTCCGGCAGACCGACCCCAGCGACTACAACGTCGTCGGCATGGGCCGGGACCGGGTCCCCGCCCACGTGGCACCGGGCCGAGGCTGGCACGCGCCGGGCGGGGTCGAGGCGCAGATCGCGCTACTGCCGACCATCTCGCCCGAGAGGCCCGACCAGGGTGACGCGCTGCGCGGCATCGGCAAGCAGGCCTGGGCGCGGGAGAGCGAGGTGCCCTCGCGGAAGCGGCCGTTCAAGATCGGCGAGATGCCCACCCTGATCGGCTTCCAGGAGGCCGTCGACCAGATCCCCAAGGCTCAACTGCGCCCGTTGTGGGCGCTGATGGGCGTCGGCGGCGACGCGGTCGGCCCGATCGGCTACGACTTCCAGGAGGGCGGCGGCTCCTTCGTCGTCGCGGGACCGCCCCGGACCGGCCGCAGCACCGCGCTCGCCGCGATGTCCGTCTCCCTGCTGCTCGGCGGCACCCGGCTGATCGTGATCACCCCGCGCGAGTCACAGCTGCGCCGGCTCGCCGCGCACGACCTGGCCCACGTGTTCCGCGAGCCGGACCCCTCCAACGAGGCGCTCACCGAAGCCCTGAACGCCGTCGCGGGACAGCCGGTGGTCGTGGTCGTGGACGACGCGGACCTGCTGCTGGCGGCGGACGCCGACCGCACCCTGCGGCAGGTGGCCACGTCCGGGCGGGACCACATGCAGGGCCTGCTGCTGGCCGGCCTGCCGGAGTCGATGCACTCGCTGGGCTGGGTGGGTACGGCCCGCCGGGCCCGGCGCGGGCTGCTCCTCGGCCCCAAGAGCCCCGGCGAGGGCGACCTCATCGGGTCCCGCATCTCCGGCGACCAGATCCGTACACAGCTGGGGGCGGGACGCGGCTGGACGGCGGGCGAGAACGGCAGCGCCATCGCCGTGCAGGTGCCGCTGACGGTCCTGGACGCCTGA
- a CDS encoding sigma-70 family RNA polymerase sigma factor gives MIDAHGTPDSSSRPATAERHRALLLRFANRLTGDPYRAEDIVQETLLRAWKRPPAAVPVDDDERLLAWLYTVARNLAIDMHRRDRAVPVGALPQQLLSRSGECDLAEQVVDRHVVRKALARLSQEHREVVVRVHLCDRPRDETAREIGISPGTVKSRTHYALRALRRELAA, from the coding sequence GTGATCGATGCTCACGGCACACCAGATTCGTCCTCTCGACCCGCCACGGCCGAGCGCCACCGGGCGTTGCTCCTGAGGTTCGCGAACCGGCTCACCGGGGACCCGTACCGGGCGGAGGACATCGTCCAGGAGACCCTCCTGCGCGCCTGGAAGCGGCCACCGGCCGCCGTGCCGGTCGACGACGACGAGCGGCTGCTCGCCTGGCTGTACACCGTCGCCCGCAACCTGGCCATCGACATGCACCGCCGCGACCGCGCGGTGCCCGTGGGCGCGCTGCCGCAGCAGCTGCTGAGCCGCAGCGGGGAGTGCGACCTGGCGGAGCAAGTGGTCGACCGCCACGTGGTGCGCAAGGCGCTGGCCCGGCTGTCGCAGGAGCACCGGGAGGTGGTCGTACGGGTCCACCTCTGCGACCGCCCGAGGGACGAGACCGCCCGGGAGATAGGGATATCCCCGGGAACGGTCAAGTCCCGTACCCACTACGCCCTGCGGGCCCTGCGCAGGGAGTTGGCCGCGTGA